From Ancylobacter pratisalsi, one genomic window encodes:
- a CDS encoding response regulator transcription factor, protein MSQVPIIAIVDDDESVRLATESLMRSFGFRTNIFASAESFLNSSTLPDTDCLITDVQMPNMGGLELHEVLRARGAALPVIFMTAFPEEQVRRRAQEVRAVGFLAKPFDGDAIMSLVFEALKNPSQAP, encoded by the coding sequence GTGTCCCAGGTTCCGATTATTGCAATCGTCGACGATGACGAATCGGTTCGCTTGGCCACAGAAAGCCTCATGCGATCTTTCGGCTTCAGGACTAATATATTTGCTTCGGCGGAATCTTTTCTTAACTCATCGACCCTACCTGACACCGATTGCTTGATCACCGACGTTCAGATGCCGAACATGGGCGGCCTCGAACTGCATGAGGTGCTACGCGCGCGCGGCGCCGCACTGCCGGTGATTTTCATGACCGCCTTTCCCGAAGAGCAGGTTCGACGGCGGGCGCAGGAGGTGAGAGCCGTCGGCTTCCTCGCAAAGCCCTTCGACGGCGACGCCATAATGAGCTTAGTCTTCGAGGCACTCAAGAACCCCTCCCAGGCGCCGTAG
- a CDS encoding MFS transporter: MPHAALSVYVMVALLAMAGPLYIDIMPAMIAALRTEYGLSAVQAGYVASSNGYGSTCGALASLFVVPRLAWRPLSAALLLAMVAADSATIGTHGFETLVVLRFFHGLAGGLLVGVSYALLAQMADPRRGFGILFVFHFGLGGVGIVASIFASSFFRQGMVFAVLVVFSVVALGLLLRLPAFRQPGARLPAALRGGVGWSAPLAARIGGLFLFQAANLGLGAFLIGMAGDFGHTPAFAGTVVGFGLCAGVPGALIMLALSRRFGWMPLVPVVAAAGLSKLLVLAGAQPALYALAVAAIFFTMAIALPYAFALCSRDDSTGRAALFAGFASKLGLASGPAIAGIVYSHGAPLLVGVSVATVMVAACMFALSLRGEWASKVPAGR, translated from the coding sequence GTGCCACACGCTGCCCTGTCGGTCTACGTCATGGTCGCCCTGCTGGCCATGGCCGGGCCGCTCTACATCGACATCATGCCGGCGATGATCGCGGCGCTGCGCACGGAATACGGATTGAGCGCCGTGCAGGCCGGCTATGTGGCGTCAAGCAACGGCTATGGCTCGACCTGCGGCGCCCTGGCATCTCTTTTCGTCGTGCCGCGCCTTGCCTGGCGCCCGCTGTCGGCGGCGCTCCTCCTCGCCATGGTGGCGGCGGACAGCGCCACTATCGGCACGCACGGGTTCGAAACCCTTGTCGTGCTGCGCTTCTTCCACGGGCTTGCCGGCGGCCTGCTGGTGGGCGTGTCCTATGCCCTTCTTGCCCAGATGGCCGATCCGCGACGCGGCTTCGGCATCCTGTTTGTCTTTCATTTCGGCTTGGGGGGTGTCGGCATCGTGGCGTCCATCTTCGCCTCCAGCTTCTTCCGGCAGGGCATGGTCTTTGCCGTTCTGGTGGTGTTCAGCGTCGTCGCGCTGGGGCTGCTCCTGCGGCTTCCCGCGTTCCGCCAGCCGGGCGCCCGCCTGCCCGCTGCACTGCGGGGCGGGGTGGGATGGTCGGCGCCGCTCGCGGCGCGCATCGGCGGGCTGTTCCTTTTCCAGGCGGCGAATCTGGGGCTGGGCGCGTTTCTCATCGGCATGGCCGGAGACTTCGGGCATACGCCGGCCTTCGCCGGCACGGTGGTGGGCTTCGGGTTGTGTGCGGGCGTGCCCGGCGCGCTCATCATGCTGGCGCTCAGCCGACGCTTCGGCTGGATGCCGCTGGTTCCGGTGGTCGCCGCCGCCGGCCTCTCGAAGCTGCTGGTGCTAGCGGGCGCGCAGCCGGCGCTCTATGCCTTGGCCGTGGCGGCGATCTTCTTCACCATGGCAATCGCGCTCCCCTATGCGTTTGCACTTTGTTCACGCGACGACAGCACCGGGCGGGCGGCATTGTTCGCCGGCTTCGCGTCCAAGCTCGGGCTGGCCAGCGGCCCCGCCATCGCGGGCATCGTCTATTCGCACGGCGCGCCTCTTCTGGTCGGCGTCTCGGTGGCCACCGTCATGGTCGCCGCCTGCATGTTCGCCCTCTCGCTGCGCGGCGAGTGGGCGAGCAAGGTGCCGGCGGGGCGATGA
- a CDS encoding tyrosine-type recombinase/integrase — protein sequence MAKATKKLSARAVASITDPGRHSDGDGLYLQVTSTGAKSWLFMFKRDGRRSEVGLGSVRDVTLADARQKAVDARKIIDAGKNPLEERRAAEAARKARAEKPTFGQVADNLIESIAAGFRNAKHLDQWRMTLGPTYCSSIRSKPVDAITTEDLLAVLEPIWTKKAETASRLRGRIERVLDAARAKGLRSGENPALWRGHLDSLLPKRQKLQRGHHAAMPYSEVSAFIATLQDSEGVTARALEFLILTASRSGEAREARWGEVDLKAQIWTVPAHRMKAGREHRVPLSVRATTLLAGMKLPGSDIDAFVFPGARNSKPLSVMAFDMQLRRMDCDYTVHGFRSAFRDWVGEETAFPREVAEAALAHTVGDEVERAYRRGDALEKRRKLMEAWASYCAGETAKADQAEPQAEEVADVIGISEEQGEHGVQV from the coding sequence ATGGCCAAGGCAACCAAGAAACTGTCCGCCCGAGCGGTCGCCTCGATCACCGATCCGGGCCGCCATTCCGATGGTGATGGCCTCTACCTTCAGGTCACTTCAACCGGAGCCAAGTCCTGGCTCTTCATGTTCAAACGGGACGGAAGACGTTCCGAGGTCGGGCTGGGCTCCGTACGCGACGTAACATTGGCCGACGCCCGTCAGAAGGCTGTCGACGCTCGCAAGATCATCGATGCTGGCAAGAACCCATTGGAAGAGCGTCGTGCCGCCGAGGCTGCTCGGAAGGCGCGGGCAGAAAAGCCTACCTTCGGGCAGGTGGCCGACAATCTGATTGAGAGCATTGCCGCCGGCTTCCGGAATGCCAAGCATCTCGATCAGTGGCGGATGACGCTCGGCCCCACCTATTGTTCGTCGATACGCTCCAAGCCCGTGGACGCAATCACGACCGAGGATCTGCTCGCCGTTCTTGAACCCATCTGGACAAAGAAGGCAGAGACAGCCTCCCGTCTTCGTGGCCGGATCGAGCGGGTGCTGGATGCCGCCAGGGCGAAGGGCCTGCGTTCAGGAGAGAATCCGGCCCTATGGCGCGGTCATCTCGATAGCCTCCTGCCTAAACGCCAGAAGCTCCAACGTGGCCATCATGCCGCCATGCCCTATTCAGAGGTGTCAGCGTTTATCGCAACCCTTCAAGATAGTGAGGGCGTGACGGCTCGGGCTCTTGAATTCCTGATCCTGACCGCCTCCCGCTCCGGCGAGGCAAGAGAGGCGCGATGGGGAGAAGTCGATCTGAAAGCGCAGATATGGACGGTCCCAGCTCATCGTATGAAGGCGGGGCGTGAACATAGAGTGCCGCTCTCGGTTCGTGCGACTACCCTGCTGGCTGGAATGAAGCTGCCGGGCTCCGATATCGATGCCTTTGTCTTCCCTGGCGCTCGAAACTCGAAGCCTTTGTCGGTCATGGCCTTCGATATGCAGCTGCGCCGGATGGATTGCGATTACACCGTGCATGGTTTCCGCTCGGCCTTCCGCGACTGGGTTGGCGAAGAGACCGCTTTCCCGCGGGAGGTTGCCGAGGCTGCATTGGCCCACACGGTGGGTGATGAGGTCGAGCGCGCCTATCGCCGAGGGGATGCATTGGAAAAGAGGCGCAAACTCATGGAGGCGTGGGCTTCCTACTGTGCAGGCGAGACCGCCAAGGCGGATCAGGCTGAACCTCAGGCCGAGGAAGTTGCAGATGTCATCGGAATTTCGGAGGAACAAGGGGAACACGGGGTACAAGTTTGA
- a CDS encoding ATP-binding protein, producing MPASENDGFGKRPAPLAALFGPFKLLLGSKQLLKEGLPVAMGGRALELLVILVEHQGQVVGKQELLTRAWPNLFVEEANLRVQMAALRRALGDGQSGQRYIVNATRIGYSFVAPVRLVELDEAERAGPAAPASVRENLPLVVTPAIGREVVVASIRQELGRHRLVTLVGSGGVGKTTVAIEVARASLHENGAVILVDFAQIGDPVHVVPAVATAIGMKMGIGQWQVGDPLPVERGLIILDNCEHVIDAAAHVADLLLQTGAGIRVLTTSREPLRTRGECVLRLPGLDVPLDADTLTPDGALALPAVRLFVDRAAAALGSYDPEPGEIATIVQLCRRLDGIPLAIELAAGRVDAFGIQGLAERLDNVLGLLVLGRRTAPKRHQTLQATLNWSYDHLTAGEQATLARLSVFVGHFPLEAAARVASFDEPSWDTIENLTNLVSKSLVSADFSQAVPRYRLLETTRAYAMEKLRARGEVRRLRHRHALFMKEAMQQAESEWTRVPAAAWVNIHAGQLDNLRLALEWCFGPEGDPALGAELMAVSSVLWFQMSLIDEARGLFERAMAALALRGRPDPAREVTLLCALGTALVYTVGPTAEARETLVSACRIARQSGDIGLELRALWCVFLVELASGHYGASLATAERFACLADDESRFSASSNVRTGHRLKGFAQYYLGDVRAARLSLEAALSAGESDHSAVVRMQFDQELNARAYHSQALWLLGHQHQALAIAAACVADARALGHATTMSLVLVESGCPVALYAGDLDVMEERVDLLQDISVRHPFGPWIAWGQCFRGALHLARGDLARAVAELGEGLHKLARTGWPIRRAMFLGHLAQALHAIGEPEGAQQRIEEALALSRACRERWILPELLRVQAVLFETTRPDEALHCLEQAQVIARSDGTVAWLPKCEALAKRLGRG from the coding sequence ATGCCAGCCTCGGAAAATGACGGATTCGGGAAAAGGCCGGCCCCTCTGGCCGCGCTCTTCGGCCCGTTCAAGCTGCTGCTCGGTTCGAAGCAGCTGTTGAAGGAGGGCCTGCCCGTGGCGATGGGCGGGCGTGCGCTTGAGCTTCTCGTCATTCTGGTGGAGCACCAGGGGCAGGTCGTGGGCAAGCAGGAGCTTCTGACGCGGGCCTGGCCGAATCTCTTTGTCGAAGAGGCCAATCTCCGGGTGCAGATGGCGGCGCTGCGCCGGGCTCTGGGGGACGGTCAGTCCGGCCAGCGCTACATCGTCAACGCGACCCGCATCGGCTATAGCTTCGTCGCCCCGGTTCGCCTCGTCGAACTCGACGAGGCTGAGCGGGCGGGACCGGCGGCGCCCGCTTCCGTGCGCGAAAACCTCCCCCTCGTGGTCACGCCGGCTATCGGACGCGAGGTGGTCGTCGCTTCGATCCGGCAGGAGCTTGGGCGGCACCGGCTGGTGACACTGGTGGGCTCCGGCGGCGTTGGAAAGACCACGGTCGCGATCGAAGTGGCCCGAGCCAGCCTGCACGAAAACGGTGCCGTGATCTTGGTCGATTTCGCCCAGATCGGCGATCCCGTTCATGTCGTGCCGGCGGTGGCGACAGCTATCGGCATGAAAATGGGGATCGGCCAGTGGCAGGTAGGCGATCCCCTGCCGGTCGAGCGCGGCCTCATCATCCTCGATAATTGCGAACATGTGATCGACGCTGCGGCCCATGTCGCGGACCTCCTGCTGCAGACGGGCGCCGGCATACGGGTGCTGACCACCAGCCGTGAGCCGCTGCGCACACGGGGAGAATGTGTGCTGCGCCTTCCCGGCCTCGACGTGCCGCTCGATGCCGACACGCTGACGCCGGATGGGGCCCTGGCCCTTCCGGCCGTGCGGCTTTTCGTTGATCGGGCCGCCGCCGCGCTTGGCAGCTATGACCCCGAGCCCGGCGAGATCGCGACCATTGTACAGCTTTGCCGGCGCCTCGACGGTATTCCGCTGGCTATTGAACTGGCGGCGGGACGGGTCGACGCCTTCGGGATTCAGGGCCTGGCGGAGCGGCTCGACAATGTTCTCGGCCTCCTCGTGCTGGGACGGCGCACGGCCCCGAAGCGGCACCAGACGCTGCAGGCGACGCTCAATTGGAGCTATGACCACCTGACGGCGGGCGAACAGGCCACGCTGGCACGGCTGAGCGTTTTCGTCGGTCATTTCCCGCTTGAGGCGGCCGCCCGCGTCGCCTCCTTCGACGAACCAAGCTGGGACACGATTGAAAACCTCACCAACCTGGTGAGCAAGTCCCTGGTCAGCGCGGACTTCTCGCAGGCCGTGCCGCGCTACCGCCTGCTGGAGACCACGCGCGCCTACGCGATGGAGAAGTTGCGCGCGCGTGGCGAAGTCCGCCGGCTGCGGCACCGGCATGCGCTCTTCATGAAGGAGGCGATGCAGCAGGCCGAAAGCGAATGGACGCGTGTGCCGGCGGCGGCATGGGTGAATATCCATGCGGGCCAGCTGGACAATCTGCGGCTGGCGCTGGAGTGGTGTTTCGGGCCGGAGGGCGATCCGGCACTGGGGGCGGAACTCATGGCCGTCTCTTCCGTGCTGTGGTTCCAGATGTCCCTGATCGACGAGGCGCGCGGCCTGTTCGAACGGGCGATGGCGGCCCTTGCCCTTCGTGGGCGGCCCGATCCGGCGCGCGAAGTCACGCTGCTCTGCGCGCTGGGCACCGCGCTCGTCTATACGGTGGGGCCGACGGCGGAGGCCCGCGAGACATTGGTCTCCGCCTGCCGGATCGCCCGGCAATCGGGTGATATCGGGCTCGAACTGCGCGCGCTCTGGTGCGTATTCCTGGTCGAGTTGGCTTCGGGCCACTATGGGGCGTCGCTCGCGACAGCGGAACGTTTCGCGTGCTTGGCTGACGACGAGTCGCGCTTTTCCGCCAGCAGCAATGTGCGGACCGGCCATCGGCTGAAAGGCTTCGCGCAGTATTATCTCGGCGACGTAAGGGCCGCCCGCCTGTCTCTCGAAGCCGCGCTCAGCGCGGGCGAATCCGATCACAGCGCCGTGGTGCGCATGCAGTTCGACCAGGAACTCAATGCGCGCGCCTACCACTCGCAGGCCCTGTGGTTGCTGGGGCATCAGCATCAGGCGCTGGCGATCGCCGCGGCCTGCGTCGCGGATGCCCGGGCGCTCGGGCATGCGACGACGATGTCGCTGGTGCTGGTCGAGTCGGGCTGCCCTGTCGCGCTTTATGCCGGCGATCTCGACGTGATGGAGGAGCGGGTCGATCTGCTGCAGGATATATCGGTTCGGCACCCGTTCGGGCCGTGGATCGCCTGGGGCCAGTGCTTCCGGGGCGCGCTTCATCTGGCCCGGGGCGATCTCGCGCGCGCGGTCGCGGAGCTTGGCGAGGGGCTGCACAAGCTCGCGCGTACGGGATGGCCGATCCGGCGCGCGATGTTTCTCGGCCACCTCGCGCAGGCGCTTCACGCCATCGGCGAACCGGAGGGCGCGCAGCAGCGGATAGAGGAAGCACTGGCGCTGTCGCGGGCATGCCGGGAGCGGTGGATATTGCCCGAACTTTTGCGCGTCCAGGCGGTGCTTTTCGAAACCACGCGGCCCGACGAGGCGCTCCACTGCCTCGAGCAGGCCCAGGTAATCGCCCGCAGCGACGGCACGGTTGCATGGCTTCCGAAATGCGAAGCGCTGGCGAAGCGCCTCGGGCGAGGCTGA
- a CDS encoding FAD-dependent oxidoreductase: MSVVDERRQQMFPVLTPAQMENMSRFASDVERRFEPGQPLFEVGDVGVPTWLIVEGSIAIVRRDGLGCEKPIVVQVAGQFTGEISQLAGRPSLAAATAGPGGCRALPFDAAHLRALAVGSAELGEMLMRALILRRVGLLEGDTAGSVLIGQPGEVNRVMIEGLLTRNGYPFTAFDSSVDEEGRAVVQRLGVLPDELPLLVSPTGKVLKRPTIAEVATCLGMLPELKPDALYDVAIVGAGPAGLATAVYAASEGLSVLVLDQRAMGGQAGASARIENYLGFPTGISGLALAARVYHQEQKFGAELAMPLEGRSSLGRYARRPALPAASLQ; the protein is encoded by the coding sequence ATGAGCGTTGTCGATGAGCGTAGGCAACAGATGTTTCCGGTGCTCACTCCGGCGCAGATGGAAAACATGTCGCGCTTCGCCAGCGACGTTGAAAGGCGGTTCGAGCCCGGCCAGCCCCTGTTCGAGGTCGGTGATGTTGGCGTCCCGACATGGCTGATCGTCGAGGGTTCGATCGCGATCGTCCGCCGCGACGGTCTCGGCTGTGAGAAGCCGATCGTCGTTCAAGTGGCGGGGCAGTTCACCGGCGAGATCAGCCAGCTCGCCGGGCGCCCCTCGCTTGCCGCCGCCACCGCCGGTCCCGGGGGCTGTCGCGCGCTGCCCTTCGACGCCGCGCATTTGCGGGCGCTCGCCGTCGGCTCGGCGGAGCTCGGCGAGATGCTGATGCGCGCGTTGATCCTGCGCAGGGTCGGTCTGCTGGAGGGTGACACGGCCGGCTCGGTGCTGATCGGCCAGCCCGGCGAGGTCAACCGGGTGATGATCGAGGGCCTGCTGACGCGAAACGGCTATCCCTTCACCGCCTTCGATTCCAGCGTGGACGAGGAAGGCCGGGCTGTGGTGCAGCGGCTCGGCGTCCTGCCCGACGAATTGCCGTTGCTGGTGTCCCCGACCGGCAAGGTGCTCAAGCGCCCCACCATCGCCGAGGTCGCCACCTGCCTTGGCATGCTGCCGGAACTCAAGCCCGACGCGCTTTACGACGTCGCAATTGTGGGGGCTGGCCCCGCCGGCCTCGCGACGGCTGTCTATGCGGCCTCGGAGGGCCTGTCGGTGCTGGTGCTGGACCAGCGCGCCATGGGCGGGCAGGCCGGGGCCTCCGCGCGGATCGAGAATTATCTCGGCTTTCCTACCGGCATCTCCGGGCTGGCGCTGGCGGCCCGTGTTTACCATCAGGAGCAGAAATTTGGTGCCGAACTCGCGATGCCTCTGGAAGGCCGATCATCTCTCGGGCGATACGCGAGACGGCCAGCCCTCCCGGCTGCATCTCTCCAATGA
- a CDS encoding ROK family protein: MSSKAAGILAVDVGGTGLKAAVIDDEGVMISERERVDTPHPCPPQVLLDIYAGMAAKLPAFNRIAIGFPGVVRHGSVLTAPNLGTEAWAGFALAEGMSKRLGGHPARLINDAEMQGLGIVSGKGLEMVLTLGTGAGTALFRDGQLMPHMELAHHPVHEGLTYDEYLGVAAYEAHGKKHWNRHVAHVIELLYVLLHYDRLYLGGGNSKHVEIDLPDRVIIASNDAGLTGGAKLWRGG, translated from the coding sequence ATGAGTAGCAAAGCGGCAGGCATTCTTGCGGTCGACGTTGGCGGAACCGGGCTGAAAGCCGCGGTGATCGACGATGAAGGCGTGATGATCTCGGAACGCGAGCGCGTCGACACGCCCCATCCCTGCCCACCACAGGTTCTGCTCGACATCTATGCCGGAATGGCGGCGAAGCTACCGGCGTTCAATCGCATTGCCATCGGCTTTCCCGGCGTGGTCCGCCACGGCTCGGTTCTGACCGCTCCCAATCTGGGCACGGAGGCCTGGGCCGGTTTCGCACTGGCAGAGGGCATGTCGAAACGGCTCGGCGGCCACCCTGCCCGGCTGATCAACGACGCCGAGATGCAGGGACTGGGGATCGTTTCCGGGAAGGGGCTGGAAATGGTGCTCACCCTCGGTACCGGCGCCGGCACGGCGCTGTTTCGCGACGGGCAGTTGATGCCGCATATGGAGCTGGCCCACCACCCGGTGCATGAAGGCCTGACCTATGACGAATATCTTGGTGTCGCCGCCTATGAAGCGCACGGCAAGAAGCACTGGAACCGGCACGTCGCGCACGTCATCGAACTGCTCTATGTGCTGCTCCATTACGACCGGCTCTATCTCGGCGGCGGCAACTCCAAGCATGTCGAGATCGACCTGCCGGACAGGGTCATCATCGCCTCGAACGACGCCGGGCTGACAGGCGGCGCGAAGCTCTGGCGCGGAGGCTGA
- a CDS encoding glucan 1,4-alpha-glucosidase, whose product MNEDNAITPPGGPGGPARWTSSAKVGVGTALTAASRVWFTLSHGILNEIYYPRVDTACTRDFGFLVTSANGYFAEEKRDADHEVGVLEHGVPAYHLLNTARDGRWRIQKQIITDTRRESLLQQITFEALIGDISDYRLFALLAPHLVNAGADNSAWVGDYKGTPMLFGAGRRGISLALACSVPWKARSVGYVGASDGWRQLSENGCLDERYQRAEHGNVALSAEIDLSACEGTMLIALGFGARPEEAGFRAVSSLNDGFEQLRRNYVQGWRAWQGTLLPLDHPQNRSNINTYRASTIVLATHQPNSVPGAIIASLSIPWGFNKGDEDLGGYHLVWPRDLVENAGGLLAAGAIDDAKSVLGYLRAIQEGDGHWSQNVWLDGSAYWGGVQMDECAFPILLTDMIRRGGHFAHGELDSYMDMVERAATFILRNGPVTGQDRWEEDAGYSPFTLAVEIAALLAAADMMDIIGRREQAVYLRETADSWNDSVERWTFATDTELAEKLGVEGYYVRIAPVETSDAASPLDGFVPVKNRPPADTDQPAAQLISPDALALVRFGLRAPDDPRIRCTIKAIDALLKVELPQGPLWYRYNGDGYGEHDDGAPFDGTGIGRAWPLLTGERAHYEIAAGNLARAEQLLVTLEDSAGPGGLLPEQVWDGDDIPERELFKGRPSGSAMPLVWAHSEHIKLMRSLRDGKVFDMPPQTVQRYLADKVTSPRRIWRFNQKLRSIPTGLSLRIELPAPARIHWSPDGWATTHDTTTSANAFGLHIADLPTAATAHGKHLRFTFYWPEADRWEGTDFAVTIDGDGTMFHGSQDPNAPDASRRVAEPAETAK is encoded by the coding sequence ATGAACGAGGACAACGCCATCACGCCGCCGGGCGGACCAGGCGGCCCGGCGCGCTGGACATCAAGTGCCAAGGTGGGCGTCGGCACCGCGCTTACGGCAGCAAGCCGTGTGTGGTTCACACTCAGCCACGGCATCCTCAATGAGATCTACTATCCGCGCGTCGACACCGCCTGCACGCGCGATTTCGGCTTCCTCGTCACCTCCGCGAACGGTTATTTCGCCGAGGAGAAGCGAGACGCCGACCATGAAGTGGGCGTGCTTGAGCACGGCGTGCCGGCCTATCACCTGCTCAATACCGCACGGGACGGGCGCTGGCGCATCCAGAAGCAGATCATCACCGATACACGCCGGGAGTCCCTGCTTCAGCAGATCACATTCGAAGCGCTGATCGGCGACATTTCCGACTATCGGCTGTTTGCACTGCTCGCGCCCCATCTCGTCAATGCCGGTGCTGACAACTCCGCCTGGGTCGGCGATTACAAGGGCACGCCGATGCTGTTCGGCGCCGGCCGGCGGGGCATTTCGCTCGCGCTCGCCTGCTCGGTGCCCTGGAAGGCGCGCTCCGTGGGCTATGTCGGCGCGTCGGATGGATGGCGTCAACTCAGCGAGAATGGCTGCCTCGACGAGCGCTACCAGCGTGCCGAACACGGCAACGTCGCGCTCAGCGCGGAGATCGACCTTTCCGCCTGCGAGGGCACGATGCTGATCGCGCTGGGCTTTGGCGCCCGCCCGGAGGAAGCCGGGTTTCGCGCCGTCTCCAGCCTGAATGACGGTTTCGAGCAGCTGCGCCGGAACTATGTCCAGGGCTGGCGCGCCTGGCAGGGCACGCTGCTGCCGCTCGACCACCCGCAGAACCGATCCAACATCAACACCTACCGCGCCAGCACCATCGTGCTCGCAACCCACCAGCCCAATTCTGTCCCTGGCGCCATCATCGCCAGTCTCTCGATACCGTGGGGCTTCAACAAGGGCGACGAGGACTTGGGAGGGTACCATCTCGTCTGGCCGCGCGACCTGGTCGAGAATGCCGGCGGGCTGCTCGCGGCCGGCGCGATCGACGACGCCAAGTCGGTGCTTGGCTATTTGCGGGCGATCCAGGAGGGGGACGGCCACTGGTCGCAGAATGTCTGGCTGGACGGCTCCGCCTATTGGGGCGGCGTGCAGATGGACGAATGCGCCTTCCCCATTCTGCTCACCGACATGATACGGCGCGGCGGCCATTTCGCCCATGGCGAGCTGGACTCCTACATGGATATGGTCGAGCGCGCCGCCACCTTCATCCTTCGCAACGGCCCTGTAACGGGCCAGGATCGCTGGGAGGAGGATGCGGGCTACTCTCCGTTCACGCTGGCCGTTGAAATCGCTGCCCTGCTTGCTGCCGCCGACATGATGGACATCATCGGACGCCGGGAGCAGGCCGTGTATCTGCGTGAAACCGCCGACTCATGGAACGATTCAGTCGAGCGATGGACCTTCGCCACCGACACCGAGCTGGCGGAAAAGCTCGGCGTCGAGGGCTACTATGTGCGGATCGCCCCGGTCGAGACCTCCGACGCGGCTTCCCCGCTGGACGGCTTCGTCCCGGTGAAGAACCGCCCGCCGGCCGATACCGACCAGCCGGCGGCGCAGCTCATCAGCCCGGACGCGCTCGCCCTGGTGCGCTTCGGCCTCAGGGCACCGGACGATCCACGTATACGGTGCACCATCAAGGCGATCGATGCGCTGCTGAAAGTGGAGCTCCCGCAAGGGCCGCTCTGGTATCGCTACAATGGCGACGGCTATGGCGAGCATGACGATGGCGCGCCCTTCGACGGCACCGGCATCGGCCGGGCCTGGCCCTTGCTCACCGGCGAAAGGGCACATTACGAGATCGCCGCCGGCAATCTGGCCCGCGCGGAGCAGCTTCTCGTCACGTTGGAGGATTCGGCCGGGCCCGGCGGGCTATTGCCCGAACAGGTCTGGGACGGCGACGACATTCCCGAGCGCGAACTGTTCAAGGGTCGGCCGTCGGGGAGTGCCATGCCGTTGGTGTGGGCTCATTCCGAGCACATCAAGCTGATGCGCTCGCTGCGCGACGGCAAGGTGTTCGACATGCCCCCACAGACAGTCCAGCGCTACCTGGCCGACAAGGTGACCTCGCCACGCCGTATCTGGCGCTTCAACCAGAAGCTCCGCTCGATTCCCACCGGCCTGTCGCTACGTATCGAGCTTCCCGCGCCCGCGCGCATCCACTGGTCGCCCGACGGCTGGGCCACCACGCACGACACGACCACATCCGCCAACGCCTTCGGCCTGCACATTGCCGACCTGCCCACGGCGGCCACGGCACATGGCAAGCATCTGCGTTTCACCTTCTACTGGCCCGAGGCGGACCGTTGGGAAGGCACGGATTTCGCGGTGACCATCGATGGCGACGGCACCATGTTCCACGGCAGCCAGGATCCGAACGCACCCGACGCCAGCCGGCGCGTCGCAGAACCCGCCGAAACGGCGAAGTGA